The Bacteroidales bacterium genome has a window encoding:
- a CDS encoding metallophosphoesterase, whose product MCKFLFSLFLLFSPMLYSIAGSTIRVVQVSDVQLGFTEAHAKETGKIAETGLDDKYFMKAVELINNLQPAANLVVNTGDMVNDPANEELWQQYKTISQRLNPPVYEVMGNHDGWSEKGIQDYRKHTGRNDFYTFTLKNCRFIVLNSWYLKEPEKNSGAASEQKKFLEKVLRKDRSAFRVIMLHHPVFIERPDENDAYFNLPLKERQWLLDLAVKYKVKLILSGHSHRNIIKTYRDSVTLITTGPVSEPLGLNDDQTPSKRGFRIIDIDPETGTFTHEYITLPQAEKKETANSFSFIFLGDLHFDKPGHHDMDWVLRTHPADTSQIRHYCFTTKYHLPVLYNEIGAITRKDASFVVQTGDFTEGLCGNYRLAALQLNEFVHYTENMIHVPFMVSKGNHDITGPGADSAYKEVILPFVSRQSGNKITSSRYVYLKDEAVFFFYDSYDRTSLPWLASQMKKYADIPLKFVVMHEPVVPINARSEWVEFSRPEEKKDHDDLLELLGDNRAIVLAGHLHAYGIIERETSHGRFVQLSGSSVLDNTEQVPGKALSGVENYGPSLTELEPGFSPSDRERRKEKLSKEKPYVRHFEYGDIQGYILIHVAGNKVTADIYSGTGLKRWKTVDITSLLSN is encoded by the coding sequence ATGTGTAAATTTCTTTTCTCTCTCTTCCTGCTGTTTTCACCTATGCTTTATTCAATAGCAGGTTCCACGATCCGGGTTGTCCAGGTCAGTGACGTTCAGCTGGGTTTTACAGAAGCCCATGCGAAGGAAACCGGCAAAATTGCTGAAACAGGCCTTGATGACAAGTATTTCATGAAAGCTGTGGAATTGATAAACAATCTTCAGCCTGCAGCCAACCTGGTTGTGAACACGGGAGATATGGTAAATGATCCTGCAAACGAAGAGCTGTGGCAACAATACAAAACAATTTCGCAAAGATTAAATCCTCCTGTTTATGAGGTAATGGGAAATCACGATGGCTGGAGTGAAAAAGGAATCCAGGACTACCGTAAGCATACGGGCAGGAATGATTTTTATACATTCACTCTGAAAAACTGTCGTTTTATCGTGCTGAACAGCTGGTACCTGAAAGAACCGGAAAAAAACAGTGGGGCCGCCTCAGAACAAAAAAAATTCCTCGAAAAAGTTCTTCGGAAAGACAGGTCCGCATTCAGGGTAATCATGCTTCATCATCCGGTTTTTATTGAGCGTCCGGATGAAAATGATGCCTATTTTAATCTTCCGTTAAAAGAAAGGCAGTGGCTCCTCGATTTAGCTGTAAAGTATAAGGTAAAGCTTATTCTGTCGGGGCACAGTCACCGGAATATAATTAAAACATACAGGGATTCGGTTACCCTGATCACTACCGGACCTGTAAGTGAACCGCTCGGACTTAACGATGACCAAACCCCTTCGAAAAGAGGATTTCGGATTATCGATATCGATCCTGAAACAGGCACATTTACCCATGAATACATTACCCTTCCACAGGCTGAAAAAAAAGAAACGGCGAACTCCTTTTCCTTTATCTTTTTAGGTGATCTCCACTTTGATAAACCCGGGCATCACGATATGGATTGGGTACTTCGTACTCATCCTGCAGACACATCACAAATCAGGCATTATTGTTTTACGACTAAATACCATCTGCCGGTACTGTACAATGAGATTGGTGCCATAACACGAAAAGATGCATCGTTTGTTGTTCAAACCGGCGATTTTACCGAAGGACTTTGCGGAAATTACAGACTGGCTGCACTTCAGTTGAATGAGTTCGTGCATTACACCGAGAACATGATCCATGTTCCTTTTATGGTAAGCAAGGGAAATCATGACATTACCGGACCGGGAGCTGATTCAGCCTATAAAGAGGTAATTCTACCCTTTGTATCAAGGCAATCAGGAAATAAAATTACAAGTTCGAGATATGTCTATTTAAAAGACGAGGCTGTTTTCTTCTTTTACGACAGTTACGACAGGACCTCTCTGCCCTGGCTTGCCAGCCAGATGAAAAAATACGCCGATATTCCCCTGAAGTTTGTTGTTATGCATGAACCTGTGGTGCCCATTAATGCCAGGTCTGAATGGGTTGAATTTTCAAGGCCGGAAGAAAAAAAGGATCATGATGACCTCCTTGAATTGCTGGGTGACAACCGGGCTATAGTTCTGGCAGGTCATTTACATGCATATGGAATAATAGAGCGGGAAACTTCGCACGGCCGGTTTGTTCAGTTGTCGGGATCATCAGTGTTAGACAACACTGAACAGGTTCCCGGCAAGGCTCTTTCGGGAGTTGAGAACTACGGACCTTCCCTTACAGAGCTCGAACCGGGTTTTTCTCCTTCCGACCGTGAACGACGAAAAGAAAAGTTATCAAAGGAAAAACCTTATGTCCGGCATTTTGAATATGGGGATATTCAGGGCTATATATTAATTCATGTAGCCGGAAACAAGGTCACCGCCGATATTTATAGCGGAACGGGATTAAAAAGGTGGAAAACTGTGGATATTACGTCTCTTTTATCAAATTAA